One region of Peribacillus simplex genomic DNA includes:
- a CDS encoding DUF948 domain-containing protein: MIIQYSVAAIALAFIWLVVFLISTLQKGMVTIGEANQTLVEVRNAIHDLSGESKQLLQTANEITDDVKTKIKTVEPLLDSAQDVGEAIHSVTDSVKKATNGFRTEFSQKKINAIKPKSQFR; this comes from the coding sequence TTGATAATTCAATATAGTGTGGCTGCGATCGCTTTAGCCTTCATTTGGTTGGTCGTATTTTTAATTAGTACTCTTCAAAAGGGAATGGTCACGATAGGAGAAGCCAATCAAACATTGGTTGAGGTGAGAAATGCCATCCACGATTTGTCCGGCGAATCGAAACAACTATTGCAAACTGCAAATGAAATCACCGACGATGTAAAAACTAAAATAAAAACGGTTGAACCATTATTGGATTCTGCTCAAGATGTTGGTGAAGCGATACATTCAGTTACAGACTCTGTTAAAAAAGCCACTAACGGCTTCCGGACAGAGTTTTCCCAGAAAAAAATCAATGCTATCAAACCCAAAAGCCAATTTAGATAA
- a CDS encoding DUF3934 family protein yields MSKAKAKSGTGKGTGTGTGKKGWNRWKTGANKKKSAKPYVSKGVKHSNESKSSGQSTGDKTEK; encoded by the coding sequence ATGAGTAAAGCTAAGGCTAAGAGTGGTACGGGTAAAGGTACAGGAACAGGTACGGGCAAGAAGGGCTGGAATCGTTGGAAAACTGGTGCCAACAAGAAAAAAAGCGCAAAACCATATGTAAGTAAAGGCGTCAAACATTCTAATGAATCAAAATCTTCCGGCCAGTCTACAGGTGACAAGACCGAAAAATAA
- a CDS encoding four-helix bundle copper-binding protein, which produces MSHENYSSVIQTLNDCMTACNHCYDACLKEDQVNMMVECIRLDRECADFCSYLEQAIGRGTPFISELAEVCAKICENCGNECKNHDHEHCQKCAEACFRCAEECIKLAAL; this is translated from the coding sequence ATGTCACATGAGAATTATTCATCTGTTATCCAAACTTTAAATGATTGTATGACTGCGTGTAATCATTGTTACGACGCATGCTTAAAAGAAGATCAAGTAAACATGATGGTGGAGTGCATTCGCTTGGATCGGGAATGTGCGGATTTTTGCTCTTATTTAGAACAGGCGATAGGAAGAGGTACACCGTTTATTTCAGAGTTGGCTGAAGTTTGTGCCAAGATCTGTGAAAACTGCGGGAACGAATGTAAAAATCACGATCATGAACATTGTCAAAAATGTGCTGAGGCATGCTTTAGATGCGCAGAAGAATGCATAAAATTAGCCGCTTTATGA
- a CDS encoding DUF948 domain-containing protein — MKMFIKLSVASVSGAVVYLIYNVNQTLRKGMGTLEETNKTLEEVRNAVHGLTQESKQLIHSANQITADVKGKMENVDPLLESAQDVGEMIHNVTNSMKEASLEGRPKDLSTRTEAEGVQIIIK; from the coding sequence ATGAAAATGTTTATTAAATTAAGTGTGGCCAGTGTCTCCGGAGCCGTCGTGTATTTGATATATAATGTCAACCAGACGCTGCGTAAAGGAATGGGAACGCTCGAAGAAACAAATAAGACACTGGAAGAGGTAAGAAATGCGGTACATGGATTGACGCAAGAGTCCAAACAATTGATCCACTCTGCCAATCAAATTACAGCGGATGTAAAAGGGAAGATGGAAAATGTCGATCCATTGCTAGAATCAGCTCAAGATGTTGGGGAAATGATTCATAATGTAACCAATTCCATGAAAGAAGCCAGTTTGGAAGGCCGCCCTAAGGATTTATCCACTCGAACTGAAGCTGAGGGGGTTCAAATAATAATCAAATAG
- a CDS encoding oligosaccharide flippase family protein, translating into MKSFYKGTLILIVAAFFGECIEFLVNMILARELQEEGMGLYMSILPIFFLIYVIASLELHISISKFVAENKQTLHYNLVIHALKMAAVIVLVMCVVMPFILSFSSIMDRYHPYIKWLLITLIPIVAFSSIARGYFMGVQQMGKIAFSNFLKDIIQFGLLFLIFNLFHFNQEKSLLMAFFVLIGSEFLVFLYLINLLILQMRIMKRGTNSRTTGKHARQKLLAVSLPTMGLRIFHAITNAMQPFLIHTALLSAGFGAVVATEHFGMLTGVAMTIGFFPAFIAHSLMIMLIPNVSNAHKKQDKEKLRVLLQKSMSFTVLYGVPAVFFIYFFAEPLTSLFFSSTSASYYLKLLCPYFLFHFFVIPMQAYLIGLGLVKDAFIHTVWSHIVAFLMMYILGSQASLNMGGIILGMNTGAVLLTFMHYLTICKKIGISIFLMKSRSISIK; encoded by the coding sequence ATGAAGTCTTTTTATAAGGGAACGCTCATTTTGATTGTCGCAGCGTTTTTTGGTGAATGTATTGAATTTTTAGTAAACATGATCCTAGCCAGGGAATTACAGGAAGAGGGCATGGGGCTTTATATGTCCATATTGCCAATTTTCTTTTTGATATATGTGATTGCCAGCCTTGAATTACATATTTCCATTTCAAAATTCGTTGCTGAAAATAAACAGACATTGCATTATAATCTAGTCATCCATGCTCTTAAAATGGCTGCAGTCATCGTGTTGGTCATGTGTGTAGTCATGCCTTTCATACTGTCCTTCTCATCCATAATGGACAGATATCATCCTTATATTAAATGGCTGCTCATCACTTTAATCCCAATAGTTGCATTCTCGTCGATTGCAAGAGGGTATTTCATGGGTGTCCAGCAAATGGGGAAGATTGCCTTTTCCAACTTTTTGAAAGATATCATTCAATTTGGTTTGCTTTTCCTCATCTTTAACTTATTTCATTTTAACCAAGAAAAATCATTGTTGATGGCCTTTTTTGTATTGATTGGCAGTGAGTTCCTCGTTTTTCTATACTTGATAAACCTTTTGATCCTTCAAATGCGAATCATGAAACGCGGTACAAACTCGCGAACAACCGGTAAACATGCACGACAAAAGTTATTGGCGGTTTCGCTGCCCACTATGGGATTAAGGATCTTTCATGCCATAACTAATGCCATGCAACCTTTTTTGATCCATACTGCCCTTCTCTCAGCAGGATTCGGTGCGGTTGTGGCTACAGAGCATTTTGGGATGCTCACTGGAGTAGCGATGACCATCGGCTTCTTTCCAGCCTTTATCGCACATTCCTTAATGATCATGCTCATACCGAATGTTTCGAATGCGCACAAGAAACAGGATAAGGAAAAATTGAGGGTTTTATTGCAAAAATCGATGTCTTTTACTGTATTGTATGGGGTTCCAGCTGTGTTCTTCATTTATTTCTTTGCGGAACCCTTGACCTCTCTCTTTTTTTCCTCAACATCTGCCTCATACTATTTAAAATTATTATGTCCCTATTTCCTTTTTCATTTTTTTGTCATTCCAATGCAAGCCTATCTCATCGGCCTGGGCTTAGTGAAAGATGCTTTCATCCATACAGTCTGGTCCCATATCGTTGCATTTTTAATGATGTATATCCTAGGGTCCCAAGCTTCACTTAATATGGGAGGCATCATTTTAGGAATGAATACGGGCGCTGTATTATTAACTTTCATGCACTACTTGACCATTTGCAAAAAAATTGGAATAAGTATCTTTTTGATGAAATCCAGGTCCATATCGATAAAATGA